A portion of the Micromonospora tarapacensis genome contains these proteins:
- a CDS encoding 2-oxoacid:ferredoxin oxidoreductase subunit beta, whose product MSEPVALKLTMKDFKSDQEVRWCPGCGDYAILAAVQQFMPELNIPRENTVFISGIGCSSRFPYYMNTYGMHSIHGRAPAIATGLSVSRPDLSVWVVTGDGDALSIGGNHLIHALRRNVNLKILLFNNRIYGLTKGQYSPTSEVGKITKSTPLGSADAPFNPLSLALGAEATFVGRTIDSDRKHLQSVLRAAAEHEGSAFVEIYQNCNIFNDGAFEQLKDPGTRDDHLIRLEHGQPITFGSDGQFCVVHPPGGFGLEVRETASTPAAEIVVHDATVADPAYAFALSRLPGFDLRNTPIGVFRSVRRPSYDSVVQGQLSEARASVTETPEQQLAGLLGSGDTWTIVG is encoded by the coding sequence ATGTCTGAGCCCGTCGCCCTCAAGCTCACCATGAAGGACTTCAAGTCCGACCAGGAGGTGCGCTGGTGCCCCGGCTGCGGTGACTACGCGATCCTCGCCGCCGTCCAGCAGTTCATGCCGGAGTTGAACATCCCCCGGGAGAACACCGTCTTCATCTCGGGCATCGGCTGCTCGTCGCGCTTCCCGTACTACATGAACACCTACGGGATGCACTCCATCCACGGGCGGGCCCCGGCGATCGCCACCGGCCTGTCGGTCTCCCGCCCGGACCTGTCGGTCTGGGTGGTGACCGGCGACGGCGACGCGCTCTCCATCGGCGGCAACCACCTGATCCACGCGCTGCGCCGCAACGTCAACCTCAAGATCCTGCTGTTCAACAACCGGATCTACGGCCTGACCAAGGGCCAGTACAGCCCGACCTCCGAGGTCGGAAAGATCACGAAGTCGACGCCGCTCGGTTCGGCCGACGCGCCGTTCAACCCGCTGTCCCTGGCGCTCGGCGCGGAGGCCACCTTCGTCGGCCGGACCATCGACTCCGACCGCAAGCACCTCCAGTCGGTGCTGCGCGCCGCGGCGGAGCACGAGGGTTCGGCCTTCGTGGAGATCTACCAGAACTGCAACATCTTCAACGACGGGGCGTTCGAGCAGCTCAAGGATCCAGGCACCCGGGACGACCACCTGATCCGGCTGGAGCACGGCCAGCCGATCACCTTCGGCTCCGACGGCCAGTTCTGCGTCGTACACCCGCCGGGCGGCTTCGGCCTGGAGGTACGCGAAACCGCGTCCACGCCGGCCGCGGAGATCGTCGTGCACGACGCCACGGTCGCCGATCCGGCGTACGCGTTCGCGCTGTCCCGGCTGCCCGGGTTCGACCTGCGCAACACACCGATCGGCGTCTTCCGCTCGGTGCGTCGCCCCTCCTACGACAGCGTGGTGCAGGGGCAGTTGAGCGAGGCCAGGGCCAGCGTCACCGAGACACCGGAGCAGCAGCTCGCCGGCCTGCTGGGCAGCGGCGACACCTGGACCATCGTCGGCTGA
- a CDS encoding 2-oxoacid:acceptor oxidoreductase subunit alpha — protein sequence MTKQIRQLERVVIRFAGDSGDGMQLTGDRFTSETAQLGNDISTLPNFPAEIRAPAGTLPGVSSFQVHFADYDILTPGDAPNVLVAMNPAALKANLADLPRGADIIVNTDEFTRRNLAKVGYASSPLDDDTLAGYAVHPVALTSMTIGALAELDVSKKDAERAKNMFALGLLSWMYSRPYESTLRFLERKFAKRPELVAANVAAFKAGWNFGETTEDFAVRYEVKPAKMPPGTYRNITGNAALSLGIVAAGVRSGLPVFLGAYPITPASDILHELSKHKRFGVTTMQAEDEIAAIGAALGASYGGALGVTTTSGPGVALKGETISLAVALELPLLIVDVQRAGPSTGMPTKTEQADLNMALFGRHGEAPVAVIAPKSPSDCFHAALEAARIALTYRTPVILLSDNYVANGSEPWLLPEVDSLPDLRVEFATRPNGDDGTTFLPYLRDPKTLARPWAVPGTAGLEHRIGGLEKADKTGDISYEPANHDYMVRTRAARIETIPVPDIEVEDPDGDARVLVLGWGSTYGPIGAACRALRQRGLSIAQAHLRHLSPLPANLGAVLRSYDRVVIPEMNLGQLAHVIRARYLVDAIGYNQVRGLPFTAAELETTLEEVLKNV from the coding sequence GTGACGAAGCAGATCCGCCAACTGGAACGGGTGGTCATCCGCTTCGCCGGCGACTCCGGCGACGGCATGCAGCTCACCGGTGACCGGTTCACCTCCGAGACCGCGCAGCTGGGCAACGACATCTCCACGTTGCCCAACTTCCCGGCCGAGATCCGGGCCCCCGCCGGCACCCTGCCGGGCGTGTCGAGTTTCCAGGTGCACTTCGCCGACTACGACATCCTCACCCCCGGCGACGCGCCGAACGTGCTGGTCGCGATGAACCCGGCGGCGCTCAAGGCCAACCTCGCCGACCTGCCCCGCGGCGCCGACATCATCGTCAACACCGACGAGTTCACCCGGCGCAACCTGGCCAAGGTCGGCTACGCGAGCAGCCCGCTCGACGACGACACGCTCGCCGGGTACGCGGTGCACCCGGTCGCGCTGACCTCGATGACGATCGGCGCGCTGGCCGAGCTCGACGTCTCCAAGAAGGACGCCGAACGGGCCAAGAACATGTTCGCCCTCGGCCTGCTCAGCTGGATGTACTCCCGGCCGTACGAGTCGACCCTGCGGTTCCTGGAGCGCAAGTTCGCCAAGCGGCCCGAACTGGTCGCGGCGAACGTCGCCGCGTTCAAGGCCGGCTGGAACTTCGGCGAGACCACCGAGGACTTCGCCGTCCGCTACGAGGTGAAGCCGGCCAAGATGCCGCCGGGCACCTATCGCAACATCACCGGCAACGCCGCGCTGTCACTCGGCATCGTCGCCGCGGGTGTCCGTTCCGGTCTGCCGGTCTTTCTCGGCGCGTACCCGATCACCCCGGCCTCGGACATCCTGCACGAGTTGAGCAAGCACAAGCGCTTCGGTGTCACCACCATGCAGGCCGAGGACGAGATCGCCGCGATCGGCGCGGCCCTGGGCGCCTCGTACGGCGGGGCGCTGGGCGTCACCACCACCAGCGGCCCGGGCGTGGCACTCAAGGGCGAGACCATCTCCCTCGCGGTGGCGCTGGAACTGCCGCTGCTGATCGTCGACGTGCAGCGGGCCGGGCCGTCCACCGGCATGCCGACCAAGACCGAGCAGGCCGACCTGAACATGGCGCTGTTCGGCCGGCACGGCGAGGCGCCGGTGGCGGTGATCGCGCCGAAGTCGCCGTCGGACTGCTTCCACGCCGCACTGGAGGCGGCACGGATCGCGCTGACCTACCGCACGCCGGTGATCCTGCTGTCGGACAACTACGTCGCCAACGGTTCCGAGCCGTGGCTGCTGCCCGAGGTGGACTCCCTGCCGGACCTGCGGGTCGAGTTCGCCACCCGGCCCAACGGCGACGACGGCACCACCTTCCTGCCGTATCTGCGCGACCCGAAGACCCTGGCGCGGCCGTGGGCCGTCCCGGGCACCGCCGGTCTGGAACACCGCATCGGTGGGCTGGAGAAGGCCGACAAGACCGGTGACATCTCGTACGAGCCGGCGAACCACGACTACATGGTGCGTACCCGGGCCGCCCGGATCGAGACGATTCCGGTGCCGGACATCGAGGTGGAGGACCCGGACGGCGACGCCCGGGTGCTGGTGCTCGGCTGGGGCTCGACGTACGGCCCGATCGGTGCCGCCTGCCGCGCCCTGCGCCAGCGCGGGCTGTCGATCGCACAGGCGCACCTGCGGCATCTCTCGCCGCTGCCGGCCAACCTGGGTGCGGTGCTGCGCTCCTACGACCGGGTGGTCATTCCCGAGATGAACCTCGGCCAGCTCGCCCACGTGATCCGGGCCCGCTACCTGGTCGACGCGATCGGCTACAACCAGGTCCGTGGCCTGCCGTTCACGGCCGCCGAGCTGGAGACGACGCTGGAAGAGGTGCTGAAGAATGTCTGA
- the folP gene encoding dihydropteroate synthase, with amino-acid sequence MAGVLRLGGRTFGPHNLVVMAIVNRTPDSFFDRGATYRADSALRAVERAVDEGAEIVDIGGVKAGPGVDVDVAEEIRRTVDTIAAVRAAFPEVVISIDTWRAEVAVEAVAAGADLLNDTWSGADPALARVAARTGAGLVCSHAGGLSPRTRPHRAAFADVVADVVTTVTGLAERAVSLGVRPDGILIDPAHDFGKNTRHSLEITRRLGELAATGWPVLVALSNKDFIGETLDLPVTERLEGTLAATAVSAWLGARVFRAHQVRPTRRVLDLVAAVQGHRPPTLSRRGLA; translated from the coding sequence GTGGCCGGGGTGCTGCGGCTCGGCGGGCGGACGTTCGGTCCCCACAACCTGGTGGTGATGGCGATCGTCAACCGCACCCCGGACTCGTTCTTCGACCGGGGTGCGACGTACCGCGCGGACAGTGCGCTGCGGGCGGTGGAACGCGCGGTTGACGAGGGCGCGGAGATCGTCGACATCGGCGGGGTGAAGGCCGGACCGGGTGTCGACGTGGATGTCGCCGAGGAGATCCGCCGCACGGTGGACACCATCGCCGCCGTCCGGGCCGCCTTCCCGGAGGTGGTCATCTCGATCGACACCTGGCGCGCCGAGGTCGCGGTGGAGGCCGTGGCGGCCGGCGCGGACCTGCTCAACGACACCTGGTCGGGGGCGGATCCGGCGTTGGCCCGGGTCGCCGCGCGGACCGGCGCCGGGCTGGTCTGCTCGCACGCGGGCGGGCTCAGCCCGCGGACCAGGCCACACCGGGCGGCCTTCGCCGACGTGGTCGCCGACGTCGTCACGACGGTGACCGGCCTCGCCGAACGCGCGGTGTCACTGGGCGTACGTCCCGACGGGATTCTCATCGACCCGGCGCACGACTTCGGCAAGAACACCCGCCACTCGCTGGAGATCACCCGGCGACTCGGTGAACTGGCCGCCACCGGCTGGCCGGTGCTGGTCGCCCTGTCGAACAAGGACTTCATCGGCGAGACGCTGGACCTGCCGGTCACCGAGCGGCTGGAGGGCACGCTCGCCGCGACGGCGGTCTCCGCCTGGCTGGGCGCCCGGGTCTTCCGGGCCCATCAGGTGCGCCCGACCCGCCGCGTCCTGGACCTGGTCGCCGCCGTCCAGGGCCACCGCCCGCCGACCCTCAGCCGGCGTGGCCTCGCCTGA
- the ndhC gene encoding NADH-quinone oxidoreductase subunit A, whose protein sequence is MTGYLGSYATLGLLLLAGVGFLVVAFAANRVLRPARPADPPGKRASYECGVDPVGGDWAQMQIRYYVYAYLYVLFAVEAVFLFPWAVVFDRPGFGLVTVVEMAVFVAVLALGLLYAWRRRILAWT, encoded by the coding sequence GTGACCGGTTACCTGGGCTCGTACGCGACGCTCGGGTTGCTGCTGCTCGCCGGCGTCGGATTCCTGGTCGTCGCCTTCGCGGCGAACCGGGTGCTGCGTCCCGCCCGCCCGGCCGACCCGCCGGGCAAGCGCGCCAGCTACGAGTGCGGCGTCGACCCGGTCGGCGGCGACTGGGCCCAGATGCAGATCCGGTACTACGTCTACGCCTACCTCTACGTGCTGTTCGCGGTCGAGGCGGTGTTCCTCTTCCCCTGGGCGGTGGTCTTCGACCGGCCCGGTTTCGGGCTGGTCACCGTGGTGGAGATGGCGGTCTTCGTCGCCGTCCTCGCCCTCGGCCTGCTCTACGCCTGGCGCCGCAGGATCCTCGCCTGGACCTGA